Within the Trichoderma breve strain T069 chromosome 3, whole genome shotgun sequence genome, the region ACATCATTGTCAAGTCATGATGCTTGGGGGCATCCGAGGCCTTGGGTTCCTTCTGGCGTTCCGTACCCAATAAAGAGTTCAACCGAGTGTTGAGTTCAGTCTGAAGAGCTGACAGATTACCCTTTAAGGTAGCATCCTCGGGGTTCTGCGAAAGCTTCATCACCACTTCGTCGAGTTCGCTTTGAATATGTTGAACTTGCTGAGAAATTAGGTTGCGCGGCTGTGGTGATGTCGTGGTATTGGTAGAGGGCAGTGGGCTCATAGGAAAAGGTACAAATTGATTACAGCCAAATGTAGAATCATTGCCAACAGTAGAGTAGTATTGTGTTTGAGGGTACACAGAGGCTGTGGGAAAAGCAAACATGGGCTGATAGAATTGCTGCGgttgagctcctccaccaatgtgaagctgaagaggccTGGCAGAGGCGTCCGAAGCAGTGAGATTAGCAGCTTTTTGAGAGTGCTTAGACGTGGCACGGGGAAAGGTAGCCGAAGATGGGATGGAAAAAgtaggagaagaagctctcatGGAAGCTGGGCTTGATGACGACCTCTCACGAGGCTTGGGGGGCTTGGAAGTGCCCCGTTTCGAAAGTCGACGTGTAAGTAATGGCACTTTGGCCCGGTCAGGTACTTTCTGATCATCTTTCGGAGAAGGAGCTCGTCGgtcattcttcttttctttggcctgcttctgctgctgctgttgctgctggcgagGCTTGGATGATTTTCGGGCTTTTGGCgtctcatcagcatcttgaGTGTCGGATCTTTTGCTATCTGCTCGAGATACACTCGAGGACTCGACCTCACTGGATACGTCTTCGCCAGCGTCATATTGAATCCTGATGCTCTGCTTGTGGACCTGGTTTTGGTCCGCTACTCTGTCTGCACGTTCAAAATCGCGGCGCGTGGGCAAGTTGAaagcaaggctgaggagatcAACTCCATTGTCATCAGCTGGGTTCTTGCGCCGATTCTTCTTGCTACCACCCATCGTGCCAGAATCTGGGAGTGAGACAAGGaagattgaagaggaaaGGTTATCTGGAAAACAAAGAAGCGACGGAatcgaagagaagaagaggtgtatggttgagaaagaagttgggagaagagagagatacaGGAAGGTtggcgaggagaagagagaagatggaagaagaaagtgaAGGTGAAGTGAAAAAGTCAAATAGCGAGCGTGACTTGGGATGAAAACGCGCCTTGCCTTGAAGATGCGGTAATAGCAACAGTGTTTGCCAGCTGGCAAGCCCGTTGCTCCCGCAGCTGCCAACATTGGTAGCCGAAATATGCGAATCTGAAAGCATGATCGGGAGAGCTTCGAGGACTACCTATGCAGTCGAAGATTGGATGAACCAATTGGAAGACATTCTAGTTCCTCATCAAAGTTGTGCATCCAATGTGTTCCATCTGTTCACAGTTTGGTAGACATCAATCTTGGTTTCATTCTGCGAAATAGGGGCAAATCACGTACACCATATATCAACTGCTGCTATTTCATTCAATACAGTTTACatcaagcaaacaaacataTGTAGCAATCGCTCCGAAAAGGCTGGCATGATTTCTTTGCAAACAATGAAATTGATGTACATTCTAGACCATCTTTTGCCTAGATATATAGGAGCACCCAAGCCATGATTCTTTTTGTTGGCTCCTGTTAGCCCCCCTTAGATATCTCTCCATGATAACACATTTTATCTTTCTAATCCACGCGAAGCACACGAGCGCCCCTCTTCTTggtgggcttcttcttcttctggccgCGCTCAAAGGCAGCAGCGTTGGCGTGATCACGGCCAATGTTATCCAAATCCTTGACCTTGTAGATACGGATAATCCAGTTCTCGCTGGTAAAGGCCTCCTCGAGCGTGTTGAGAACAGGTCCCTGGTCGGGAATTCGGACCCCTCGGACTCTATCGGCGGCCTGTCCCGCGGGGAATAGAGAGGCGTAGTTGTAGTACGACATCTTGTACCTGCGCTTCTTGTTAGACATCGATGGCTTCCCTCTGACTTTATTACTTCCACTTACATTAAGCTGTTCTTCATGGTCTCAGTGGCACCTTCATCAACGCGGTACTCTCCCTGAGGGGTAAAGAAGTCTCGCTCCTTGACCTCATCAGGCCAAATGCCTTCAGCGATTCGGACCATCCACAAGAACTTGTTGATATCATCACCAGAGTAGCCCAGGAGGGCACCAAACACAACGAGAACATAGTCGACTTCGTGCTGTCTCATGATGGGGTAGCTGACTTCCTCCCTGGAGCTCATGGCCTTGCCAACGGTAGCAATGTGGGTATTGTTCCAGGTGTTGTTGTCAACCAACGTAGGTCGGTCGGCCATGCCACCAATCTGGTAGCCGTAATCCCACCAGGACATGACCTTGGCGTCCtccttggtgttttggcgcAGCCACTGGTAAGCCTCTCGGTAGTCATCAATGATGTGTTGGCTTCCATCCGGCATACGGCTGGCAAGGACCACTGAAGGCGAGGAGTAGGCGTTGGACGTAACCCAAGTGCAGTGAGAGACAAACATCAAGAGGTAAACGAGCATGGATCCGGACACCATGACCTTGGTCAGGTTGCTGTAGATGCCAACATTAGGCTTATCGCTGCCGCGGAGGCCACCCTTGACCTTCTTGGGGGCTTCTTGCTCCTCGACAGGAGTAGCTGATTTCCATGAGAGATAGGTGTCGAGAATCTGAgaggcagccatggcggcggcaacacAGACGACGGGGGTCAGTGTAAGCATCAGACGCACCATGACACCGGCGAAGTAACTCCCGAAGAGAGCATATACAACGACGAAGACATGCTCATCCTTAAGATCCTGGAAGCACAGATAGACACCAGCGGGGAAGAGCCAGATAAGGAAGTTCAAGtcgaagaaaaaggagggcCAGGCGGTAGGCTGGTGCTCGGAGACGGAGGCAATGATGGGAATGTGAATCTTGGCATAGCCGGTATCCCACAGAGAGTAGAAACGTCCGCTCCAGGGAGCAACGTAGCCCAGAGAAGTAAGGGCGACGAGACCCAGCAGACCCAAGCCGAATGTCGCCACGAGGATGGTGACAAGGAAGGTTTGGAATTGACGGCCAGAAATAGCAGATCGCACGTACTGGATGAACCCAATGAGCTGGATGAAGCCGAAGATACCTATATAAATAATGTTAGCGATTCATGTTAAGGTGTGTTTTGTCATCGAAGGATATTCATACCAAGGGCGGGCATATGCTCGCTAGTCTTGATAGGCAGGAAGCCGACAAAAGGAATCTGCATGCTGGCCAATGTCCCCAGGGCATACCAGGTGGTATAGCTGACGTAGAGGCGAGTGCTGTACCGGCCCATGGCAATCAGGACCAACGCATGCACAGGCAGCAAGCAGGTAATGAAAGCGTATCCACCCCAAGAGGCCACCATGTATCCGTAGAAGAGCGCGCAGAGAGCTCCCCACAGCATGGAACCCAGCTTCAGGGCCTTGATCCACAGGTAAAAGGTAAAGAcgagaaggaagatggcaatggcctcgttATCGTAGCTGCCGGCGACGGATCTGGAAATGTAACCCGGCGCAATTCCCATGAAGACGGCGGCCAAGAGACCAGCAGATGGCGACGTAGTCATTTCATTGGTGAGCAAATAAGTGGCAAACGCAGTCAGGCCTGAGCAGGCGGGCGCGAGTAGGACACAAATATTGCGGATGTCGACTGGAATTGTGAGGGTTCTGAGAGCGTGGTAGATGGCGCCGCTGGTGACCATCAGGCCGGGGTACAGGGTGCCTCCAGTAACTCGACCGAGAGGGTGCCATGTTCGGTCGTCAAACCAATCCCAGAACTTGTGGAAGCCATTTGCGACGAGGTACTTGGTTGCTCGGAAGTTGAACCAGGGATCAACTAGACGATTGTTGTTAGTAGAGTAAGTGGCATTGATTGGGGCGAGTCGTGCGCTCTCTCTGCGTAGAGAGTGCATAGAGTAGATATAATAGACTAACATTCGTGGATGATACTTTCAAATCCTAAAGATAGCGAGTTAGTCAGACTGTTTTCTCTGGTATATGGCGCCACAAATGCAATTGGACATAGCAATGGCTGCAGCAtcgcagcatcgccatcgcagCGTCCATCGCAACTGGAAGAGTCGCTGGCTTACGTATAacagagaagagacggcTCGAGATGGCAGCCGCTGCAATGAAGCAGAGAATGACAACCCGAAGCAGCGTCCGAGTGCTTTCCGTAGTGTAGCCTACGGCGGGCCCTTGGGTTTTTGCCGCCATTGTGGCTACTGGTGTGGAAGATGAATCTCCGGGAGCGTTGTTGGAGATTCTTCGTCTGGTACCTGCTGAAGCCGCGCTCAGACTGCTGAGGACAGCTTGGAGCTTAAGGTGCTACGTATGTCAAGACATTGTGGGGCTGCTGCTATTTCCGGTGTTTTCCCGAGGCAGCATCGCAATCACACAAGAGACTGACTGTAAGGATGTATCTCAAGCTTCATGCGACAATTGAAAAAGTGGGAACGAGTCTGATCTCcgctgaagctgttgaagaCGTGTGTATTTGAACCTGGTGGTGGAAGGTGCTGTTATTTTGCAGAGTATGAATACTAGTACCCTTGGCCATGAGTATTATTGTTCTCAGTAAAAGCACAAAAgtgcaaaaaaggaaaaaagaaccaCATCCGTTGGTGCGGATTATCGTTCCACCTCATTACTGCGCATATAAACACCAGCCATGAGAAACCTCATTTTTACAATCGCAGTGTATTGCTCACGCTTATCATGCAATTGGAAGCCATTCAAGCGTTACTCTACTTCTCGCAACGTTGCTGATACTCTTGTAAACTTTTCTTTTAGCTTTGAATCGTCTAATTGCGCATATTTTTACATAGTACAGTTCACCAAACAAATGACCCCAGGAAACCTCTATGCAGCGGCGCCATGTGTAGTTTCAAAATATACACTGCCTTTGCAGTCTGTGGTGTCTCATTATGCCTCGCAGGGCTTTTTTTTGGGTCTTCATGACGGccgcatcttcttcgcccgccagcatctctctcatttttttttttcaacaTCGCTCCCTTGCTCCTCACCCCTCCATCAGTCCACGTTTTGGTTGCGTTAAGGGCTCTCCTTGGCGATCTTCAGCAGGTACTTCTCGAGGTCAAATTCAGGGCTGTTGACATCGGTAGCGGCTGTCCCAGAGTTAGCTTTGCTGACAAAATCCCAAAATGCGCTTCCATATTTCCCCTCCATTCCCTGCGTTGCTATAATAACCCCGCTGgagaaaggggaagagatGCCATGCTGCATAGTCTCTCGGATCATGCGTACCATcgtttgctgctgccgtGACTGGGCTGTTCTTCTTTGCGTActcggccttggcctggTCTatcagcttctgcttctgctcgtACTCGTGCTGCGCGTGCTGAGCTCGCTgtgtggtggtgatggtgcgCTGGTGGGAAAAGCCGTAGAACACGCCAAAGGCGAGGGCGGACCACCGGAGGACCTGGAAGTTGATCAATCAGACTTGTGTCGCCAAACGAGGCCCAATTGCACGCGAGCATCGCAGGATCGAGGCCGATGCGGGAAGGCTGCGGTTGGGCACTGCGAGGATAAGACTGCAACGTACGTTGACTCCTGTTGACGACATGGTGAAAATCGCACGTCGCGCGGCTGCTTCAGGCAGGAATCGGGGAGTGAGGGAGGATCTGAGGGGGTCGACAATGGCCGTCGATGAACCCTGTCGAGAGTGGCTCGAGGGAATTGTTGCGTCGGCTGGGATGAAGATTTGAAAATGTCCTCGGGAAAAGTCGCAGTTTTTCCAGGCCCGGACGGCCGCAGCTGGTCCGGCTGTCTCTAGGCCTGTGCCATCGCTGCGGTCACGTGCAGCCAGCGCCTGGTGCTGCTCCACGGCCGATAAGCTCATGGCAATCGCCTTTAGCTGCCGATACAGACCAGTGCCATTAATATTACGGTGTACGGAGTATTCATTAGAGGATGAAAAGGAGTGGGCAGAGTGGCCGACCAGAGCGCAATCCCCTGTCCTGATTTTACTTAATCGTTTCTTTCTATTTCCTCCAACTAGGCCTGCCTTTTCGAACCccgccctcgccctcgtgAATCGCCGTCTCGCTGAGTGGCGCCGTGGCTTGACCTCCCTCCCTCCTTGTCCCTTCGCATTCGACCTCACCTACTGTACTGGCGAGTCCCGCCATGGGACTTTTGGACAATCACGATGCAGCAACGTCGAGATGAGATTCTTGCCAAGAAGGCGAAGCTCGCAGAGCTTAAGCGCCAGAGGGAGCTTCGGGCGACCAGCCAGACGCCGTACAATCGCACTGGCATGAGCTCGCCCAGCGAGGTTTGTTCTCTCTCCGTCTGCCACCCACTTTCGCGTCCGCTGATGGTCTGTGCTGTTACAGCTAGTATCACCGACACCACGAGGAGATAGCCGCCGCGAGATCGAAACCCTCATTGACAGCTTGGTCGGTAGTAGCAGGCCCAGCTCGATTGGGACGGGACCCCCTGGATCGCCTGCGCATCGTGGAAGCAGGCCGAATAGTGTACTCAGTGGCGGTGAAATCAGCAATGTGACTTCCGAATGGACGGCTTCCTTGACTGGACAAGGCGGACAAGCTACACCAGGCCCTACACCTGTGACGCTGAGCCTTACGACAGTTCCCCTGACAACCGTTTACGAATGCCCGCCGAGTCCTGTTAAGGAAGTCTTTTCCTACAGCAAAGGTGTACAGACTACAGATGAATGGGCTACTCCTACTAGGACAAGGGCTCAATCGATGGCGTCCGATGTAGATGACTTCATGAGTCCGA harbors:
- a CDS encoding oligosaccharyl transferase STT3 subunit domain-containing protein; this encodes MAAKTQGPAVGYTTESTRTLLRVVILCFIAAAAISSRLFSVIRFESIIHEFDPWFNFRATKYLVANGFHKFWDWFDDRTWHPLGRVTGGTLYPGLMVTSGAIYHALRTLTIPVDIRNICVLLAPACSGLTAFATYLLTNEMTTSPSAGLLAAVFMGIAPGYISRSVAGSYDNEAIAIFLLVFTFYLWIKALKLGSMLWGALCALFYGYMVASWGGYAFITCLLPVHALVLIAMGRYSTRLYVSYTTWYALGTLASMQIPFVGFLPIKTSEHMPALGIFGFIQLIGFIQYVRSAISGRQFQTFLVTILVATFGLGLLGLVALTSLGYVAPWSGRFYSLWDTGYAKIHIPIIASVSEHQPTAWPSFFFDLNFLIWLFPAGVYLCFQDLKDEHVFVVVYALFGSYFAGVMVRLMLTLTPVVCVAAAMAASQILDTYLSWKSATPVEEQEAPKKVKGGLRGSDKPNVGIYSNLTKVMVSGSMLVYLLMFVSHCTWVTSNAYSSPSVVLASRMPDGSQHIIDDYREAYQWLRQNTKEDAKVMSWWDYGYQIGGMADRPTLVDNNTWNNTHIATVGKAMSSREEVSYPIMRQHEVDYVLVVFGALLGYSGDDINKFLWMVRIAEGIWPDEVKERDFFTPQGEYRVDEGATETMKNSLMYKMSYYNYASLFPAGQAADRVRGVRIPDQGPVLNTLEEAFTSENWIIRIYKVKDLDNIGRDHANAAAFERGQKKKKPTKKRGARVLRVD
- a CDS encoding ATP synthase E chain domain-containing protein — encoded protein: MSLSAVEQHQALAARDRSDGTGLETAGPAAAVRAWKNCDFSRGHFQIFIPADATIPSSHSRQGSSTAIVDPLRSSLTPRFLPEAAARRAIFTMSSTGVNVLRWSALAFGVFYGFSHQRTITTTQRAQHAQHEYEQKQKLIDQAKAEYAKKNSPVTAAANDAATDVNSPEFDLEKYLLKIAKESP